Part of the Catalinimonas alkaloidigena genome is shown below.
CATGTTTCTCAGTCCATTGCCTGGAAGTACCGTACTCTGATCAAAGCCGGAGCCATTGTCAGAAATGAACAGACTGACATGTTCATCAAACTCTGTCAGAGAAAGTCTGATTTCAGTAGCCTGAGCATGTCTAATCGCATTGTTAAGTGCTTCCTGAGCGATACGGTACAGCACTATATTTACTTTCTGAGGGATTTTAGATTCTTCAAGTGTATCTTGATTATAACGAATATCAAGGGGTGAACTCTGATCAAGTTGTATCACCAGGTTCTTAATGGCCTCGCCGGCACCAAAGTCTTCCAGTACGCTGGGCATAAGATTGTTGGCCATACGCCGGGTTTCTGTTATGGTATCATCCAGCGTTTTCAGTAATTGCTTTTTGTGAGTTTCTTCAAGAGGTATGGCCTGTATTGAAAGTCTCAGGCTGGTAAGCAGGGGGCCTAGCCCGTCGTGAATCTCTTTAGACAATCTGGAGCGTTCCTGTTCCTCACCATTAATGATTGACTGCTGATTTTCTTTCAGTAACCTTTCTTCATTTTTCTGGTAGTCTCTGAGTTTTTGTTTCATCTGCAAAAGCGCAGCCCCCAGGGTATCCTCTTCACTGAGTAGTTGATAGTTGGCGCTGAAATTCCCTTCGCCTATCCTTCCTGCAAATTCTATAGTTTGTTGTAATGCAGTAGTGAGCTTATCCAAAGCCCTGAACATGCCGCCAATTTCGTCATTTCTGTCTACATCTTTCTGTGGCTCAAGAATAACTCCTCTGGACATTGTGTTGAGGTATTGTTCCATTCTGAGTATAGGCTTCACCAGTAGCCTCGCCAGTTGGTATGACGCCAGAAGCACAAAAGCCAGCATGATGACCAGCATAATGTAAAAATTTCTTCTCAGGCTTTTCAAGGGAAATAGGGCTTCCTGATAATCAATTTCTGAGAGAATAACCCATTCCAGTCCATTGATGGCTATCTTTTCAAAGGCACTAAATACAGAGACCCCTCTGTAGTCCAATATAATGCCTTCTCCTGTTTCCCCTCTCAGAGCTCTAACTGCTCCTGAAGTCCTGGCCAGTATCGTTGTGGGGTTTTTGTCAGGAAAAAAACGAGATGTGCTACGCATAGTATAGTCTTCACCTACCAGGTAAGACTCACCGCTTTGTCCTAAGCCGGTTCTTTCCAGCAAAATAGATTGTATTTCAGTTAATGTGTCAATACAAACCAAATATTGACCTGAGTTATACGCCATAAACGCAAGCGTAGCAAAGCCTTCATCATTCTCCGGGCTTAAGTCCTTGATAAATATATTGCCCTGATTAAGTGTGTCAGGTAGCGTTAGTTCATATGAATTAATATGCACTGAGCCTGGACTCTTTAAATAAACTACTGAATTAAAAAACTGCTGATTATAGGTTGAATCTGATTGAGCAAGCAGGTGTTTTATAGCCTCCACGCGGCTGTTGATTACATTTTCTATTTGAACCACTTTAAGTTTTTTGACCGAAGAAAGCTGGAGCAGTACCCGCTCTTTGAGTGCTATTTCAAACTGTAGATAGAATAAGGTGCTGAAGATTCCGATCACAATACAGGAGAGGGCGGTCATCACCAGGGCCAGCTTATTTTTTATCCTTACATGTCGGAACATCAGACTTACTTATTCTGAAGGGGTTTGAGTAAAAAAACAAATGATTGACAAATGAAAGTGGACAAATCTATAATATTTGTGGAGAAATGTTTGGGAAAAAAGAATTTTGTTGAAATTTTTTAATGCTGATGAAATAAAAACTGTTTTGTTATTTTTGCATCCTTAAAATATTTTCTGATATACGACTCATGCGTTAAACACGCTCAACCTATATGCTGAGACATCTGACTTTTGTATTTACGCTCCTTATCTTCGCCAGCCCTATGCTACGGGCACAGTCACATATACCCACATTTGACCCCAAGCAGTACATTTGCTACCAAAGCCTTGATTCCCTGCTTATTGATGGCAAGTTGGATGAGGAAAGCTGGCAAAGTGCCGCCTGGACTGATGCCTTCATAGATATTCAGGGTGAGCATATGGCCGGGCCGAGGTTCAGAACCCGGGCGAAAATGCTGTGGGATGATCAGTATTTGTACATCGCTGCCTATCTGGATGAGCCGCATGTCTGGGGCACGATTACCGAAAGAGATGCTGTCATCTTCCATGACAATGATTTTGAAGTATTTATTGATCCTGATGGAGATACACATTTCTATTACGAATTTGAGATGAATGCCCTCAATACCATCTGGGACCTGATGCTTACCGCGCCCTACCGTGATGATAAAAATGTGGTGCTCAATGCATGGGACATTCGAGGTATCAAGACAGGAGTACATGTAGACGGAAGCCTGAATGATCCTAATGATACCGATCAGGGCTGGTCGGTGGAAATTGCCATGCCCTGGAAGGTACTGCTTGAGAAGTCAGAAAGCAGAAAAATTCCTGCAGATGGTGAGTATTGGCGGATCAACTTCTCCCGAGTAGAATGGCAGATAGACATTACAGCTGAAGGCTATCAAAAGAAGATCAATCCTGATACTGGCAAGCCTTATCCCGAAGATAACTGGGTGTGGACATCACAGGAATACATCAATATGCACCGCCCCGAGACATGGGGCTTCCTTGCCTTTTCAGATACTGAGGTTGGGCAGGGAACAGAAAGTTTTACCATACCTGAAGCAGAATATTTGAAATGGGAGCTGAGAAAAGTCTATTACCGGCAAAATGATTATTTTCAAGCCCATCACAAGTATGCGGATCGGCTAGAGGACCTGAATCTGGAAATCCCTGAGGGACATACGGTTGAAATCAACGCTCAGCCTACTTATTATGTAGCCCGTCTTAAAACTGCTGATGCGTCAAAAACATGGCTGATCAATGAAAAGGGCAAAGTTTGGAGTATTGAGTAGTGTGTAGATGATAAGTGGTACATTTATTTTTTGTAAAATCATAAAGAGTTAATCTAAACCTGATGCGCCAAACAGCACTAAACCTAAGTCTTAATGTATTGGTCAGTATATTTCTGATCACCTCATGTACCCAGCCCAGTCAGCAAAGCGAAAATGCAGAAACTGATACTGTGGCTGTATCAGGTAATCCTGTATTTGAAGGCTGGTATGCCGATCCAGAGGGAATCATCTTTGACGATCAATACTGGATATTCCCCACTTACTCCGCGCCATTTGAGGAGCAGGTGTTTATGGACGCTTTCTCTTCTCCTGATCTTGTCCACTGGACCAGGCACGAAAAAATTATAGATACCAGCCGGGTAAAATGGGCGCAGAAAGCTATGTGGGCTCCTGCGGTGGTGGAAAACAATGGGAAGTACTTCCTCTTTTTTGGTGCCAATGACATTCAGACTCCGGAAAGGCGCGGGTGGAAAGAGGGCGAGTCATTAACCTACGGGGCATAGGTGTTGGGGTGGCAGATCAACCTCAGGGGCCGTATTCCGATTATCTGGGTGAACCATTAATTCCGGAGGTGCATAATGGCGCCCAGCCTATTGATCAGTTTGTGTTCAAAGATCAGGATGGCAAGCACTACCTGATCTATGGTGGCTGGGGGCATTGTAATATCGCACAGCTCAATCAGGATTATACCGGCTTTATCCCTTTTGAAGATGGTACTACTTTCAAGGAAATTACGCCTGATAGTTATGTGGAAGGGCCTTTTATGTTTATCAGAGATGGAAAATACTACTTTATGTGGTCGGAGGGCAACTGGACTGGCCCGGATTACAGTGTTTCTTATGCGATTGCCGACTCTCCCTTTGGTCCTTTTGAAAGAATAGGTACAGTTTTGCAGCAAGATCCTGAGATTGCTACCGGAGCCGGGCATCATTCGGTGCTTCACCCTGAGGGAACAAACGACTGGTACATTGTATATCATCGCCGACCGCTGGGCAGAACGGATGCCAACCATAGAGTTACCTGCATTGACCGCATGGAATTTGATGAAAACGGAATGATTCAGCCGGTCAGGATTACACAGGAAGGGGTGGTCGCTAATTCTTTAAGATAAATTAAGCCAAGAGATTTAGCAAAAGCCAGCTGAAATTATTGTGCAAAGCATGTTGCTTTTTTTGATGGTATGTTTGCCTACTGTATCTAAAATTTTTTTGAAGTCGATAATTATCTATACAAGAACGGGAAGGAACTGCCAAGCCGCCTCAAAAATCAGGTCAGTAAAGCTATCTCATACTTGTATCATGCTTACAGCCCCTCTCTGTAGGGCAAGATTGTTAGAATGCTAGGTGATGTAGTAAAGCCTGGATGTTTGATGTCAGCGCTGGTTCATTTCCCCTAATGATCGCCATGCAGGCTGTGGAATATGCAAACATGTTTTTACTTATCTTTGAAGAAGAAAGAAGCGATCAACTTCCGTAGATGGCATGCATTACGCGATAAGCATTCCCTACAGGGCTCGGGACATAGGGGTTGCAAAAAAGCATGGAATAGCTTTAGCATGATAAAAACAGAACTACTTACTGCCAGGTTAAGCCTAAAAAAGCCGGTTTGGGAAGACATCATGTCTATTCATCATCTGCATTCACTGGCTGAAACCGATCAGTACAATACTTTGGGTATTCCTCAGCATGTAGAGGAAACAGAAAATGTTGTCAAAGAGTGGATACAGGCCTATGCGCAGGAACCCGTCAGCTATTATACTTTCGTAATTAGAGAAGTGAATATGAGTATTTCAGCATTTGTAGGGGTGATTGCGCTCAAATTGGGTAGCCCCAAATACAAAATTGCAGAAGTATGGTATAAAGTACTTCCCCAACATTGGGGAAAAGGCTATGCTACTGAAGCTTTGTTGTCGCTCATTGATTTTGGGTTTAAGGAACTCAAACTGCATCGTATAGAAGCAGGATGCGCAGTCGACAATCTGGCCTCCATCAGGGTGCTGGAAAAGGTGGGTATGCAGCGTGAGGGCAGGAAAAGAAAAATACTGCCTCTCAAAAGTGGTTGGTCAGACAATTATGGATATGCCATCCTTGAGGAAGACTATACTGGAAAGTGAGACTCTCTTTGTGAAGGCTTTAATACCGCAATAGAGTGACCTCATTTTGGAAATGCAGACGCCTGGGCCCGGCAAACCTTAGCTGATCATTTGTACAAATCTTCGCATGGCTACAAAGCATCCCTTCAGCATTCATATCCCCGATTCGGCCCATTTTGCAATCAAGGGGGCTACCAAGTGAATTGATATTGGACGTTTTACGCCTAAAATGTAATATTCCGCTGTCCTAAAAGTGATGATTTACACGTAAGATTCCTCATAGACAGTATCTACAGGGCTTGTTTTACACCTGAAACGGAGGGAGTAGGTATTGCAATTGTCCATTCTGAGCTAAAATATCCTGTTTTAAAGTGAAGTGTTATTTTTTAGGGCTAAGGTGTGGCACTCATGCTCTCATTTATGACAAATCTATTGTTACAAACAATCAAGCAGGTTGCGGGTTAGTCTTAATCGATGTAAACCCATAATTATACTGAAAAGAATGGCTGAAATAACGCTTGGGGGCAATCCCATACATACCCTTGGTAAGCTTCCTGCTGTAGGAGAACTGGCTCCGGATGCAGTACTTACGAAAAATGATCTAAAAAGAGTCTCCCTCAAAGATTTTCGTGGTGCTAAACTCGTACTGAATATCTTTCCCAGCCTCAATACTTCAGTTTGTGCTACTTCAGTGAGGGAGTTCAACAAAAGAGCAGGGGCGTTGGGAAATACCAAAGTGCTCTGTATTTCCCGTGATTTGCCTTTTGCCCAGGCGCAGTTTTGTGGTGCGGAAGGTATAGAAAATGCGATCACACTTTCGGACTTTGCTCAGGGAGAGTTTGGAAAAAATTATCACCTGGAAATCATTGATGGTCCTTTCGCAGCATTGCATTCACGTGCAGTAATCGTAGTAGATGAAGAAGGCAGAATTGTTTAAAAAGAACAGGTAGGAGAGATAGATGAAGAACCTGATTATGATGCGGCTCTTGCTGCCCTGAAATAAATATGAGAAACGTCATGCTTAAGTCTGCATACAAATGGTTAAGCAGATTTCTTTACAGACATCTTAGACTATTGCCTTAGCTGAGGCATGCGAATGTACAGTATCACGCTTTAATGAACCAATTACATGAAACTTGCCGCTATAGACATTGGAACCAACTCAATTCACATGGTAATCGCCGAGGCAGCCCATAAAAATAGCTTTCAGATTATTGATCGTGAAAAAGAGATGGTTAAGCTGGGTGTAGGGGTTTTTTCAACCAATCGCCTGAGTGAACGTGCATTTAAGGAAGGCTTAGAGACCATCAAGCGTTATGTGCAGTTGGCCGACCAGCGTGGTGCTGATGAAATTATTACCGCTGCTACCAGTGCTACTCGCGAAGCCCATAATGGCAGTGATTTTTTGAATGAACTTGTCCGGCAGACTGGTATTTCGCCCGAAGTAATTTCGGGTGGAAAAGAAGCACGGTTGATCTTCAAGGCAGTACGAAACGAAATAGCGCTACGGGGTGAGAATGCGATGATTATTGATATTGGGGGAGGGAGTACTGAGATAGTTGTTGGCAATGAAAAAGAAATTCTGATGGGCAAAAGCATGAAGCTAGGGGTACTGCGCCTGCTGGATATGTTTAATGGAGACAATACAGTAGGAGAAGAAGCCCTGGGGGTACTACAGGCACACATTCGTTTTGTAGCCCAAAGCATCATGACTGAGGCAAAAGAGATTGGCTTTACCAGGATAATAGGTACTTCAGGAACCATACGAACACTGGGCGAAGCTGCCCATATTGCTGCCGGAGGGAAGTCCATGAAATCTGTCAATGCTGAAGTAGTTAAGTTGAATGATCTGGACAATCTCACCAAAGAACTACTGAAAATGAAGGCTGAAAAGCGGGCTGAGATCAACGCGATAGGGGAGAAGAGGGCAGATGCCATCCATCTGGGCGGAGCCCTGCTGGTCCAGCTACTTCAGATGGCAGGGGTAGAGGAGATAACCTTATGTGATGCCTCTCTTAGAGAAGGGCTGATATTGGACTACCTGGATAATCATGCACAAAATATCGCTGACTTTCCGGAGTCGCAGGATTTAAGACATCGTTCGGCTTTCCAACTTGCGCATCAATTTAATGTAGACTGGCAGCAAAAAATTCATGTAGCCTCTCTTTCACTTCAGCTCTTTGACCAGACGCAAAAGTTGCATGAGCTTGAACATTTTGAAAGAGATATTCTAGAGTACGCATCCTTACTGCACAGTGTGGGGCAGTATATCCGTTTTGAGCATTATCACAAACACTCCCGCTACATCATCGCCCATGCCGGTCTGAGAGGTTTTAATGACGAGGAAATTTTGCTTATCAGTCATGTGGCACGTTACCATCGTAAGGCCGAGCCCAAGAAGAAACATAAGAAGTACAAGAAGCTTTCCAAGCGTCAGAGAAAGGTAGTGAAGGTTTTATCAGCCGTATTAAGAGTGGCGGTAAGCCTTGACCGTACCAAGAATCAACTGGTAAAAGAAGTAGCCTGTAAGCACGCCAAGAAAAAGCTGGTACTACAAGTAGCAGGACGTCCTGAAAATATGAAACTGGAACTCTGGGCTACCCGCAAGCATGTAGATCCGCTGGCAAAAGCACTAAAAAAAGAAGTGTCGGTTGAAGCTATTCCCGGTGACCTATAGCGTATCTATGGAATAGTAAAGTGAATACTATAAACATTAGCTACTCTACATCCTGGAGCTTAGCTTTAATGGGTTTTTCTATTTTTTCATGTATTAGCGGCGGATGCTTCCGGTACGGCTGAAAAGGAATCATAAGTAAATTAGATAAACGGTCATGCTCTACTACTTTCATATGGGTATCAATGCCATAGTTTAGCATTTTTGTATGCTTTACTTTACGATAAGTACCAAAAATCCTGTCCCAAAACGCGAAAATATTTCCGTAGTTGGAGTCGGTAAGCGGTTGTTGATAATGGTGATGCACCTTGTGCATATTTGGGGTAATAAATATGTAGGAGAATAGCCGGTCAGCCTTCTCCGGCATTTGTATGTTAGCATGGGTAAGATGAGCAAACAGTACCGAGAGACTTTGATATAGCATGACAATCCCTATCGGCGCACCAATGAGTATAACAGCCAATGCGGAAAACTGTCTCTCCAGGATGATGGCGTAGCCCGGTAGTCACGTCTACCGTAGTATCACTATGATGCACCAGGTGGAACTTCCACATCCACCTCACCTGATGCTCCAGCCAGTGAACAAAGTAAGCGCCGATCAGATCCAGGAGCAACACCCCCACTACAATTTGTGTCCAGAGTGGCAAATCTACCAGATATAACAATCCGATCTGGCGGGAAGAAGTAAAATCAGAAGCCCAGAGGAGTACTCCGGCCAGGCCAAAGCCGATGATCATAGTGGTGAGCGTGAAGAAAAGGTTGAGCCCTGCATGTCGCACTTTTTTGTAGCGGAAGCGGAATAAAGGCAATATTCCTTCCAATACCCAGAAGAAAACAATCCCCCCTATCAACAGTGAAGCTCTGAAACTAGTGGGAATTTCGGTAAAGAAATTAATCAGCGATTCCATAAGGCTTAGGTCTTAGATCATCCTATGGCTGGAGCTATCATAGGATATCCAATAGTCTACTCGGGTTTAAACCTCAGCTTCTCCAGCATCTCAGGAGAAATACTCTCAGCATAAGCTCCATAAGCGTCTACCAGTATACCCTTATCTCCTACACTGGTTTTGATCGCATAGAGTACCTCATTATCGTCAGGGTTGCTCATACCTTCAAAGCGGTATGTTTCCTGAATTTCAAACTCTTTGGGCCTGTAGTACATGTTTAGGTGTTTACAGTAGATTTTATCTTTTTCCAGGTTAAAATCGTGTTGATAGCCTTCAGTGCGTAGTGCTTTGATAGCTTCCTGCAAAGTGTCATAACTTTTCATAATGATATTAATTGTTTAAGCTATCCTAATATAGCTTTTGTTGAGAATAAATATGGCTAAGTAGGGTGGAAAAAAGATGAATTTATGGCAAATTCGTGAAGTCTTATGTCAATCTTTCGTTAAATTATAAGCAGTAGAAAACTAACCATCATGCTATTCATCAAAAGAACTGCTGTATTGCTCGGGTTTGTACTGCTCATTACATCCTGTTATTATACAATTGTAGTACTGGAAGCACGTAATGAAACGCCTCGTATAGTTCAAAGCATCATAGATTCAGATAAGATCAAACTCAAGTTGGCTGACTTTACTGAACGGCAGATTGATATACTTTTATCCGTGCAGGACCCTAAATTCTATGAGCATAAAGGCATTGACCTGAAAACTCCGGGAGCAGGAAAAACTACCCTCGCCCAGGGCTTGTGCAAGTTTTATTATTTTGATGGGTTTAAAAGAGGCTGGGATAAGATCAAGCTGATGCTCATCACCCGCTATGCATTTGACCCCCTTGTTACCAAGGATACACAGATGTTACTGATTATCAATGACATCTATCTTGGTTCTTATCAGGGGCAGCATATCAGAGGGTTTGAAGATGCAGCTCAGGTATATTTTGACAAAACTTTTAAAGAGCTGAGTGAAGACGA
Proteins encoded:
- a CDS encoding sensor histidine kinase, which codes for MFRHVRIKNKLALVMTALSCIVIGIFSTLFYLQFEIALKERVLLQLSSVKKLKVVQIENVINSRVEAIKHLLAQSDSTYNQQFFNSVVYLKSPGSVHINSYELTLPDTLNQGNIFIKDLSPENDEGFATLAFMAYNSGQYLVCIDTLTEIQSILLERTGLGQSGESYLVGEDYTMRSTSRFFPDKNPTTILARTSGAVRALRGETGEGIILDYRGVSVFSAFEKIAINGLEWVILSEIDYQEALFPLKSLRRNFYIMLVIMLAFVLLASYQLARLLVKPILRMEQYLNTMSRGVILEPQKDVDRNDEIGGMFRALDKLTTALQQTIEFAGRIGEGNFSANYQLLSEEDTLGAALLQMKQKLRDYQKNEERLLKENQQSIINGEEQERSRLSKEIHDGLGPLLTSLRLSIQAIPLEETHKKQLLKTLDDTITETRRMANNLMPSVLEDFGAGEAIKNLVIQLDQSSPLDIRYNQDTLEESKIPQKVNIVLYRIAQEALNNAIRHAQATEIRLSLTEFDEHVSLFISDNGSGFDQSTVLPGNGLRNMRERARLVDGSLVIYSDANGTSIEVEIPF
- a CDS encoding carbohydrate-binding family 9-like protein, translated to MLRHLTFVFTLLIFASPMLRAQSHIPTFDPKQYICYQSLDSLLIDGKLDEESWQSAAWTDAFIDIQGEHMAGPRFRTRAKMLWDDQYLYIAAYLDEPHVWGTITERDAVIFHDNDFEVFIDPDGDTHFYYEFEMNALNTIWDLMLTAPYRDDKNVVLNAWDIRGIKTGVHVDGSLNDPNDTDQGWSVEIAMPWKVLLEKSESRKIPADGEYWRINFSRVEWQIDITAEGYQKKINPDTGKPYPEDNWVWTSQEYINMHRPETWGFLAFSDTEVGQGTESFTIPEAEYLKWELRKVYYRQNDYFQAHHKYADRLEDLNLEIPEGHTVEINAQPTYYVARLKTADASKTWLINEKGKVWSIE
- a CDS encoding GNAT family N-acetyltransferase; this translates as MKKKEAINFRRWHALRDKHSLQGSGHRGCKKAWNSFSMIKTELLTARLSLKKPVWEDIMSIHHLHSLAETDQYNTLGIPQHVEETENVVKEWIQAYAQEPVSYYTFVIREVNMSISAFVGVIALKLGSPKYKIAEVWYKVLPQHWGKGYATEALLSLIDFGFKELKLHRIEAGCAVDNLASIRVLEKVGMQREGRKRKILPLKSGWSDNYGYAILEEDYTGK
- the tpx gene encoding thiol peroxidase produces the protein MAEITLGGNPIHTLGKLPAVGELAPDAVLTKNDLKRVSLKDFRGAKLVLNIFPSLNTSVCATSVREFNKRAGALGNTKVLCISRDLPFAQAQFCGAEGIENAITLSDFAQGEFGKNYHLEIIDGPFAALHSRAVIVVDEEGRIV
- a CDS encoding Ppx/GppA phosphatase family protein, whose translation is MKLAAIDIGTNSIHMVIAEAAHKNSFQIIDREKEMVKLGVGVFSTNRLSERAFKEGLETIKRYVQLADQRGADEIITAATSATREAHNGSDFLNELVRQTGISPEVISGGKEARLIFKAVRNEIALRGENAMIIDIGGGSTEIVVGNEKEILMGKSMKLGVLRLLDMFNGDNTVGEEALGVLQAHIRFVAQSIMTEAKEIGFTRIIGTSGTIRTLGEAAHIAAGGKSMKSVNAEVVKLNDLDNLTKELLKMKAEKRAEINAIGEKRADAIHLGGALLVQLLQMAGVEEITLCDASLREGLILDYLDNHAQNIADFPESQDLRHRSAFQLAHQFNVDWQQKIHVASLSLQLFDQTQKLHELEHFERDILEYASLLHSVGQYIRFEHYHKHSRYIIAHAGLRGFNDEEILLISHVARYHRKAEPKKKHKKYKKLSKRQRKVVKVLSAVLRVAVSLDRTKNQLVKEVACKHAKKKLVLQVAGRPENMKLELWATRKHVDPLAKALKKEVSVEAIPGDL
- a CDS encoding phosphoribosylpyrophosphate synthetase, whose protein sequence is MKSYDTLQEAIKALRTEGYQHDFNLEKDKIYCKHLNMYYRPKEFEIQETYRFEGMSNPDDNEVLYAIKTSVGDKGILVDAYGAYAESISPEMLEKLRFKPE
- a CDS encoding transglycosylase domain-containing protein, which codes for MLFIKRTAVLLGFVLLITSCYYTIVVLEARNETPRIVQSIIDSDKIKLKLADFTERQIDILLSVQDPKFYEHKGIDLKTPGAGKTTLAQGLCKFYYFDGFKRGWDKIKLMLITRYAFDPLVTKDTQMLLIINDIYLGSYQGQHIRGFEDAAQVYFDKTFKELSEDEYISLVAMIRRPNGDNIKKKPKEHELRVMRVNRFLKGEYTPQDNSDQFYDRD